From the genome of Candidozyma auris chromosome 2, complete sequence, one region includes:
- the GPI8 gene encoding GPI-anchor transamidase: MGIPDSQIILMLADDIACNPRNAFPGTVFNNMDQAIDLYGDDVEVDYRGYEVTVENFIRLLTDRWDENHPRSKRLLTDENSNIFIYLTGHGGNEFLKFQDAEEIGSWDLAHAFQQMYSKKRYNEIFFMIDTCQANTMYEKIYSPNVLAVGSSRIDESSYSHHSDLDVGVAVIDRFTYYTLDFLEKIEKNSNVTMDKLFAEYTFENVHSNPGIRTDLFPRALNEVLLTDFFGNVQDVILDDVEQGILDYNRSIPITSSSKDDSSDSQVIEASFSDEDYHTKQLHHVSQREAKVITAVSIVALCLLWTFAKP, from the coding sequence ATGGGGATACCCGACTCCCAAATTATTTTGATGTTAGCTGACGACATTGCATGCAATCCAAGAAACGCTTTCCCTGGCACTGTATTCAACAACATGGACCAGGCTATCGACCTATATGGAGACGACGTTGAAGTCGATTATAGAGGCTACGAGGTGACTGTGGAAAACTTTATACGGTTGCTTACCGATAGGTGGGACGAGAACCACCCTAGAAGCAAAAGGCTTCTCACAGACGAGAATTCGAACATTTTTATTTACCTAACCGGACACGGCGGAAATGAGTTTCTTAAGTTCCAAGACGCAGAGGAGATTGGGTCCTGGGATCTTGCGCACGCCTTTCAGCAGATGTACTCGAAGAAACGTTACAAcgagatcttcttcatgatcGACACTTGCCAGGCAAACACAATGTATGAGAAGATCTACTCACCCAATGTGTTGGCAGTTGGATCGTCACGAATCGACGAGTCTTCGTACTCTCACCACTCTGACTTGGACGTGGGTGTCGCCGTCATCGATAGATTCACATACTACACTCTTGACTTTTTagagaagattgagaagaactCCAATGTCACGATGGACAAACTCTTTGCTGAGTACACCTTTGAAAATGTTCACTCAAATCCAGGCATACGAACAGATCTCTTCCCCAGAGCGTTGAACGAGGTGCTTCTCACTGACTTCTTCGGCAATGTGCAAGACGTCATTTTGGATGACGTAGAGCAGGGTATTCTTGATTATAACCGCAGTATTCCCATCACTTCGAGTTCAAAGGATGACTCAAGCGACTCTCAGGTTATAGAGGCAAGCTTTAGTGATGAGGACTATCATACTAAACAGTTACACCACGTCTCACAGAGGGAGGCCAAAGTCATCACCGCTGTGTCTATAGTAGCCCTTTGTCTACTATGGACGTTTGCCAAACCCTAA
- a CDS encoding double-stranded DNA-dependent ATPase: MLSGRVIVAGIRLLRYPIQRCSSKFVLSIAPYSVGSEIKLRDYQETAVHKTLSALERGLKRPAIVLATGGGKTVVMSHLIPQLKSINTGDKVLVLAHKQELVRQAASTISKIIPGARLGIDMSTSKPDIHDKDIVVASVPTLVYKTRLDRYNPADFKAIILDECHHATAHSWMKILKHFQALDEGSKIYVIGFTATLERADGISLGQVFQEIVFERNLITMIRARELCDVRLSKINVDIDWSKLRTHQGDFVQKELAEVVNKDDINVTVTRGLMQLKKKHNLKSTLVFCVDIAHCKTLCGVLQRNGVKAQYVTGNTVAHERRAILEDFRRGEIEVLCNVLVFTEGTDIPNIDSLVLARPTQSKSLLIQMIGRGLRLHQDKSVCNVIDMVDATRHGFNTTATLLGIEKELQAKGMAEDEITSRMEELLDNAVLVNAAENEQKRLDEERQVFEVSQRLKHLGLKFETIEGFAELEKSKTDKLMNSQDINQALRNSKVTWARLGYSRWGVSVGRENFVINREEDQFVLSELTFVPLEVIFASKFKSDRFRLRPIRKSNNIKELILAAENILYGKVLRSGFKSRPVTTKQVNFIVSKLKAKAKTIYDKTPEDIASEVCRWRLGRASNLILAAKISVNSLWVKWELAHMFGYSKDTEGRIKKMAKQIDKDSKLSENFIPRGPGSRVREAILEAERALGRIAETNACSIKDGDPEESKSDSSG, encoded by the coding sequence ATGCTTCTGGGCAGAGTCATTGTGGCGGGAATTCGACTACTTCGGTACCCGATCCAACGATGCTCAAGTAAGTTCGTGCTTAGTATAGCTCCCTACTCCGTCGGCTCAGAGATAAAGCTTCGTGATTACCAGGAAACCGCTGTTCATAAAACACTATCTGCCTTAGAGAGAGGTCTCAAGAGACCTGCGATTGTGCTAGCCACTGGTGGTGGTAAGACGGTTGTGATGTCTCACTTGATTCCGCAGTTAAAAAGCATCAATACTGGAGATAAGGTTCTTGTTTTGGCGCACAAACAAGAGCTTGTCAGACAAGCAGCCTCTACAATATCAAAGATTATACCAGGTGCAAGACTAGGGATAGATATGCTGACATCAAAGCCAGATATACACGATAAAGATATCGTAGTCGCGTCTGTTCCCACACTTGTTTACAAGACTCGTCTTGATAGATACAATCCTGCGGACTTTAAAGCTatcattcttgatgaatgtCACCATGCAACTGCACACTCTTGGATGAAGATCCTCAAACACTTTCAGGCACTAGATGAAGGTCTGAAAATATATGTGATCGGATTCACTGCCACTCTAGAACGAGCTGATGGTATAAGTCTAGGACAAGTATTTCAGGAAATagtttttgagagaaaCTTGATAACGATGATACGAGCGAGAGAGCTTTGCGATGTGAGgctttccaaaatcaatgtCGACATTGACTGGAGCAAACTTCGAACACATCAGGGAGActttgttcaaaaagaactcGCCGAAGTTGTCAATAAAGATGATATCAATGTCACAGTGACAAGGGGTCTTATGCAACTAAAGAAAAAGCATAACTTGAAGTCGACCTTGGTCTTTTGTGTGGACATTGCTCATTGTAAAACTCTTTGTGGAGTTTTACAACGAAATGGTGTCAAAGCACAATATGTCACTGGCAATACTGTGGCCCACGAAAGGAGAGCAATCTTGGAGGATTTCCGTAGAGGGGAAATTGAGGTTCTATGCAACGTTCTCGTATTTACTGAAGGGACTGATATTCCGAATATAGACTCTTTGGTTCTTGCTCGTCCTACACAATCCAAGTCACTCTTGATTCAAATGATAGGCCGTGGTCTTAGGCTACATCAGGATAAAAGTGTTTGTAATGTGATAGATATGGTAGACGCGACTCGACATGGATTCAACACCACAGCAACTCTTCTTGGAATAGAAAAAGAACTTCAAGCTAAGGGTATGGCCGAGGATGAGATCACGAGTAGAATGGAAGAACTTCTCGACAACGCTGTGTTGGTTAACGCAGCGGAGAATGAACAGAAGAGGTTAGATGAAGAACGACAAGTGTTTGAGGTTCTGCAACGTCTCAAACACCTTGGACTCAAGTTTGAAACCATTGAAGGCTTCGCCGAGCTTGAGAAGTCTAAAACCGATAAGCTCATGAATTCTCAAGATATCAACCAAGCTCTACGGAACAGTAAGGTCACTTGGGCAAGACTAGGGTACAGCCGGTGGGGAGTGTCCGTTGGTCGAGAGAACTTTGTTATAAATCGTGAGGAAGATCAGTTTGTCTTATCAGAATTGACATTTGTACCACTTGAGGTGATATTTGCAAGCAAGTTTAAGTCTGACCGTTTCCGATTGAGACCAATACGAAAGTCCAATAATATTAAGGAGTTGATATTGGCTGCTGAGAACATCTTGTATGGTAAGGTTTTGAGGTCAGGATTCAAAAGCAGACCCGTCACTACTAAACAAGTCAACTTTATTGTTAGCAAGCTTAAAGCGAAAGCTAAGACCATATACGACAAGACTCCAGAAGATATCGCCTCGGAAGTATGCCGATGGCGATTGGGGCGTGCCAGCAACCTTATtcttgcagccaaaataTCTGTGAATAGTCTATGGGTGAAGTGGGAACTTGCACACATGTTTGGTTACAGTAAGGACACGGAAGGCCGTATTAAAAAAATGGCGAAACAGATTGATAAAGATTCCAAATTATCAGAGAATTTCATACCAAGAGGGCCTGGGAGCAGAGTCAGAGAGGCGATTCTCGAAGCAGAAAGGGCACTCGGGAGAATTGCAGAGACGAACGCTTGTTCCATTAAAGATGGCGATCCCGAGGAACTGAAAAGTGACTCTTCAGGGTAG
- a CDS encoding DNA-directed DNA polymerase alpha subunit POL12, whose translation MEVDEATRKWILSQFGPVDDETIKRLLSVKDIFNYSNEDLYIQWEAFVVTQENGELDVTAENIDRFQEWAQRTINSESTRKVASAKKTVEGRRKPMMRSTMELSSSPGAGIPSTPQLKKRKVDLASDPPLTSSPSHFATADNTMLSSSTMKPEADSSYESNTVLECLNPTIDVTESNDSAARLSANFDPEKFKFRTMAMKLLESADVLDDQIDVFSQKFSAELKDKGIELGNPCMNSQSDIACCGRIVPDSPHYDAMLTQSLNDKSLYLETSRLGGIGQRIPLDLSNLTEFSFFPGQIVGLKGRNPTGRTFVVHEVLSLPELGSPVSNVAELQDFQRNSKGESLKIVIASGPFSNHHTLNFTKLENFVQHINNVVKPHVLILFGPLLDITNDAVAAGELEIPETPANQQPRNLDEFLKTKVSPILKKIDTRVQVILIPSLRDSASKHASYPQSAFDRRKLGLPKNFKCFPNPSTFSINEIVLGASNADIFKDLKDVYKSTVSPDKSKLFSNRFERIANHIFEQRRYYPFLPGFVKRQTLPKEKSERLIGLTDGSVAEDLLETQIGGASLEMPYMGLTELIDSLPDIMVIPSELKFFAKVIKGVIVINPGQFVRAHKDPSKEDGSYVVMGIAPPDIDGKGNVEQVEGSKDLFYNNVYSRAKVEIMRS comes from the coding sequence ATGGAGGTAGACGAGGCTACGAGAAAGTGGATTCTTTCTCAATTCGGTCCTGTTGACGACGAGACCATAAAGAGGCTTCTCTCAGTGAAGGATATCTTTAATTACTCCAATGAGGACCTATACATTCAATGGGAGGCATTTGTTGTAACTCAAGAGAATGGTGAGTTGGACGTCACGGCTGAAAATATCGATAGGTTTCAAGAATGGGCACAAAGAACAATCAACTCAGAATCTACAAGGAAAGTGGCATCAGCTAAGAAGACCGTCGAGGGAAGAAGGAAACCAATGATGCGTTCAACAATGGAGCTATCATCGAGTCCCGGAGCTGGTATTCCCTCGACACCGCAACTAAAGAAACGGAAAGTTGACTTGGCAAGTGATCCTCCATTAACGTCAAGCCCCTCTCATTTCGCAACGGCTGATAATACCATGTTGTCTCTGAGTACCATGAAGCCAGAGGCAGATTCACTGTACGAGTCAAACACAGTATTAGAGTGTCTCAATCCGACCATTGATGTCACTGAGCTGAATGACAGCGCAGCTCGTCTCTCTGCCAACTTCGACCCAGAGAAATTCAAATTCAGAACAATGGCCatgaagctcttggagaGTGCTGATGTTTTGGATGATCAAATTGACGTCTTTAGTCAGAAATTCTCCGCGGAGCTTAAAGATAAAGGAATCGAGCTTGGTAATCCGTGCATGAATCTGCAGTCAGATATCGCCTGTTGTGGACGAATAGTGCCCGACTCTCCACACTATGATGCCATGCTCACCCAGAGTTTGAACGATAAATCATTGTATTTGGAGACGTCTCGTCTTGGAGGAATTGGGCAGCGGATTCCTTTAGACTTATCGAACTTGACGGAGTTTTCCTTCTTCCCAGGTCAGATTGTTGGTTTAAAAGGAAGAAACCCAACCGGTCGTACTTTTGTCGTACACGAGGTGCTCTCATTGCCTGAATTGGGGTCACCAGTATCCAATGTGGCAGAGTTACAAGACTTTCAGCGAAACAGCAAAGGTGAAAGTCTCAAAATTGTGATTGCGTCAGGACCATTCTCCAATCATCACACActcaacttcaccaagttAGAAAACTTTGTTCAACATATCAACAATGTCGTCAAACCTCACGTTCTCATCTTGTTTGGTCCACTTCTtgacatcaccaatgaCGCTGTTGCTGCAGGGGAACTTGAAATTCCGGAGACACCCGCTAACCAGCAGCCCAGAAATCTTGACGAGTTTCTCAAAACCAAGGTCTCGCCCATtctcaaaaaaattgacacAAGAGTTCAAGTGATCCTCATCCCTTCATTACGGGACTCTGCAAGCAAGCATGCATCATATCCACAATCAGCATTTGACAGAAGGAAGCTTGGCCTTCCGAAAAACTTCAAGTGTTTTCCAAACCcttcaaccttctcaatTAACGAGATAGTCCTCGGTGCTTCTAACGCTGATATTTTCAAGGATCTCAAAGACGTGTACAAGAGCACTGTTTCCCCCGACAAAAGCAAGCTCTTCTCTAATAGATTCGAAAGAATAGCTAACCATATTTTCGAGCAAAGACGGTACTATCCGTTTCTACCTGGTTTTGTGAAAAGGCAAACGCTaccaaaagagaaatctGAAAGGTTGATCGGCTTGACTGACGGAAGCGTTGCAGAAGATCTCTTAGAAACGCAGATCGGCGGAGCTAGTCTAGAAATGCCTTATATGGGTCTTACAGAGTTGATCGACTCTCTACCAGACATAATGGTTATACCCTCAGAGCTCAAATTCTTTGCCAAGGTTATTAAGGGCGTGATCGTCATTAACCCGGGACAATTTGTGCGTGCTCACAAGGACCCAAGTAAGGAAGATGGCAGTTACGTTGTGATGGGAATTGCACCCCCCGACATAGATGGGAAAGGGAATGTTGAGCAAGTGGAAGGCTCAAAGGACTTGTTCTATAACAACGTGTACCTGAGAGCGAAGGTGGAGATCatgaggagttga